Below is a genomic region from Salinirussus salinus.
ATGAGCAGCTTCTCGGTGTAGGGGTCGCCGACCTGGACCGCGGGTCGGTCCTCGGTCTCGGCGTCTTCCGAGAGGTCCTCGCTGGCGAAGGAGGCCCCGCCCAGCCCGTCCCGGCCGGTCGCGTTCCCGACGAGCACGAGTTTGTTGCCGGGCTGCTGGGCCTCGGCAGTGACCATGCGTTCGGGGTCGTCGATCAGCCCGATGCAGGCGACGTTCACCAGCGGGTTACCCTCGTAGCCGTCGTGGAAGGCGACGCTCCCGGCGACTGTGGGGACGCCGATGCAGTTGCCGTAGTGGCTGATCCCCTCGACGACCCCCTCGAAGAGATAGCGGGCGTGTTCGTCCTCGAAGTCGCCGAAGTACAGCGAGTCGGCAAGCGCGATGGGGTAGGCCCCCATCGAGAGGGTGTCCCGGACGATGCCGCCGACGCCGGTCGCCGCGCCGTCGAACGGGTCGACGTAGGAGGGGTGATTGTGGCTCTCGATACCCATCGTGATGTAGGTCTCTCCAGCCTCCTCCCCGTCACCGTTCTCCCCGTCTCCCGCCGGGAGGGCGACGACGGCGGCGTCGTCTCCGGGGCCGACGACGACCCCCTCGCCCTCCGAGTCAAAGGCCGACAGCAGCGGCCGCGAGGAGCGGTACGCGCAGTGCTCGCTCCAGAGGTTCTCGAAGAGTGCCGCCTCGGCCGGCGTGGGCTCGCGCCCGAGTTCCTCGACGACGAGCTCCCGGTCCGAATCGGCCAGAGTCATTACCGCCCCGTTGCCGCAGGCCGGCTAAATCCCTTTCCATGCACCGACGGCTGGCGGAGCCGTTCGACCGGGTGCAGATTCTCCCGGGTACGAATCCGGTACGCATGTCGCCATACTCGTTTATGCTCTCAGCTGTCATCTCTCCAGTCGGTGAACGTACCATGGAGAGAAACGTCGGTGGCTACGACCGCATCGCCCGCTTCATCCTCGGCCCGCTGCTCGTCATCGTCGCGGCGGCCGGCTTCGCCGGCTACGTGACGGTCGCGTCGGGGCTTCTCGGAGCCGCGGTGCTCTGGGCTGCCCTGCTCGTCGGCGCCGTCTTCCTCGTCACGGCGACGACGCAGAAGTGCCCGCTCAACAGGGTGCTGGGACTCGACACCTTCCGGGGCGGCCGCGAGGGACCCGGCGACGAACCGGACTCCGCACCCCGCGGCGACCGACCGGCGTAGAACGACCGCTCCTTTTTCCGGCGCTCCGGCCCGACAGCTCAGTCCACGACGTACGACTGCAGCTCCCCGCGAGCCCCTACATCGACGAACCGGTAGCGGTCCCCGCCCGCCAGGTCGCCCGCGAAGGCGGGCCCCTCGGCGCCCACGTCGTGGACCTCGTTGTACCCACGCAGGCCGTGCTCGCGGAGCCGCTCTTCGACCGCTGCGGGCAGGTCTTCCCCGGCGCCGGCTTCGACCACGAACAGCCGGTCGGTGAAGCTCTTGGCCGTCCAGGCGTCAGCCACGTCCTCGCGCGCCGCCAGGTCCGCCGCCAGCGCGCGAAGCTGTTCGCCCCGGTCCGTCGCGTCGCCCCGGTCCGCCGCGTCTCCCCCGTCCATCGGCTCCTCCTCCGAGCGCGGCCCGGTTGTCACCTCCCCCGAACATCTCCGGGACAGCCGACTCCGGGCCGGGGCGCACAGTTCGTGTATGGTCGCGACCAGCCTCGACGCCGAGCGCAGCTACGGCGACCAGTTCACCGCGCGGACTGTCCACGAGACCAAGCGTCAGAAAGTCGTCTGTGGGTACTTCGAGCCCGGACAGTTCATTCCCGTCCACGCTCCCGACAGCGACGTGGCTATCACCGTCCTCGAGGGTGGGGGAGTCGTCCGCGACGGCGACCGCGAGCACGAGGTCGAGCCGGGGGACGTGGTCGCCGTTCCCGCCGGCGAGAACAGAGGGGTCAGAGCCACCGGGGGACGGCTCGAGGCGACGCTCGTGACCGCGCCGCCGCCGACCGACGCCGAACACGAGCCGGTCCGGCGTGGGCTCCGCCGCGGCGAGTTCGACCCCGAGTGACGCTCGCCTGTTCCCCGCTCCGGAGGCGAACGTATTCGGGACAACGACCTCACCGTGGCTTCGCGTACCGACGGTGTATGCCAGCCGAGACACTCGACCTGCGCGACGTGCCCCCGCCGCGCCGCCACGGCAAGATCCACGACGCCTTCGCGGCCCTGGCTCCGGGCGAGACGCTGCGCATCGTCAACGACCACGAGCCCCGCCCGCTGTACTACGAGATGAAAGCCGAGGTGGAGGCGTTCGACGCCGAGGGCTATGAGGTCGAGAAACGCGGCGACGAGGAGTTCGTCGCCGACCTGCCCAAGGAGTAACGACTCGCGACCGCGCCCGTCCCTCCGTTTGATTGCGTGTCCTCGGTCACGGACACCATACCGCGGTCAGCACCCCGTCATCTCCCTCTCCGGTCGCGTACTCGTACCCCCGGTCCTCGAGCTTCGGATAGAGGTGCTGTGGCGCGCGGTCGTTGACCTGCAACAGAAGTGTCTCCCCGTCCAGCTCCACCAGCGTCTCCAGTGTCTCCTTCAGCGGTGCTGGCGGCCCCATCTCGCGGACGTCCAGCCGCTCGACCGGGCGGTCCGCGGGCGCGTCGAGCTGTTCCACCAGCCGTCCCGGGTCCTGTGTCGCCATATCCGGGGGTTCCGGCGAGACGGCCCCAACGGTTGCGCCGAACGTGTTCGCCGTACCCAGCGGTTGTCGGCTTGTCCCGTGTAGAATGCTCGGTCGGGGATTTGAACCCCGGTCTTCGGCTCGAAAGGCCAAAATGATTGGCCGGACTACACCAACCGAGCGCGTTCGACGGTCGGAGGCTGCTGGACATAAAGCCTGCCTTTCCGACCGACGGTACTCTATTCCGGCCCGCGTCGGGTCGTCGCTACTTCCCCTCGAACTCGGGCTCTTCGTCACTGCCCATCTTCGAGACCCCTTCGAGGAAGTCCTCGCTGGTGACGACGTGGCCGAAGGCCTGGGCCTCGACCTCGAGGCCAGCGTCGGTGTCATCCCGGCCCGCGAGGAACGCGCGCTTGATGTACTCCTGGGCCAGCGGCGGCCCCGCGGCCAGGTCCTCGGCCAGGTCGAGTGCCGTCTCCATCAGGTCGTCGGCGGGGACGACCTCGTTGACGAAGCCGTAGTCGGCCATCGTCTCCGGGTCGTAGTGGTCGCCGGTCAGGACGATCTCGCGGGCCCGACCCTCGCCGATGATGGGGCTCAGCCGCTGGGTACCGCCCCAGCCGGGGAGGATGCCCAGGTCGCGCTCGGGCTGGCCGAAGGTCGAGCGCTCGCTTGCCACCCGCACGTCCGCACACGCCGCCAGTTCCATCCCGCCGCCGAGCGCGAAGCCGTCGACCGCCGCCACGACGGGGACGGCGAGTTCCTCCAGCCGACCCCACGCCTCCTGTCCCTTCCGGGAGAGTTCGACGGCGCGGGCGCTGTCTGCGTCGCCGGCCATCCCGGCGGCGTCGGCCCCCGCCGAGAAGGCCCGGTCGCCCTCGCCGGCCACGACCAGCGCGCGCACCTCGTCGTCGGCCTCGACACGGTCGAGTGCGGCCTCGAATTCCTCCAGGACTTCGGGCGTGACCGTGTTGAGCTGGTGTGGCCGGTCGAGGACGACCCGAGCGACACGGTCGCTGGGATACTCGAGGCGGACGGTTTCGAACGCCGCGTCGTCCGCATCGTTCCCGTCCTCTCCGCCGTAGAAGCCACCCTCCGCGGCGGCCGCCTGGAGTCCCGCGGAGACCTCGTAGCGGGCGCCGCCGGTCTCGTCGTGGGCCGCTTCGAGGGCCTCGACGAGCGAGCCGAGGCCCGCGTCGTCGGCCATCCGGGCCGGGCCGTCCGGGAAGCCGCCGCCGAGCTTGACCGCGCGGTCGACCTCCTCGACCGGTGCGATCTCCTTCTGGAGGAGCTTGCCGACCTCGTTGGCCATGACCGCGAGCAGGCGCGCCTCGACGTCGTCGCGACCCTCGTCGGGCGGCACGTCGACGCCGCCGTCCTCGTAGTCGTAGAAGCCCTCGCCGGTCTTGCGTCCGAGCCGCTCTTCTTCGACTACCTCCACGAGCATCGGCGCGGGCTCGTAGGCCTCCCCCAGCACCTCCTCCATGTACCGGAGCACGTGCAGGATGACGTCGTTGCCGACCTGGTCGCCGAGTTCGAACGCGCCCATCGGGATGTTGAGGCCGTACTTCGCGGTCGAGTCGACCTCGGCGATGGTGGCCTCACCCTCGCCGACGAGCCAGCAGGCCTCGTTCATCAGCGGAACGAGCACGCGGTTGACGACGAAGCCGGGCTCGTCCTTCCGGACGCGCACGGGGGTCTTCCCGAGATCCTCGGCCAGCCCCTCCACGGCTTCCAGCGTCTCGTCGCTGGTGTGACCGCCGCGGATGACCTCGACCAGTTCCATCCGCACCGGCGGGTTGAAGAAGTGCATCCCGCAGAACTGCTCGGCCCGGTCGGTCGTCTCCGAGAGCTCCGTGACCGACAGCGAGGACGTGTTCGAGGCGAAGATCGTCCGCTCGGGCGCGAGGTCGTCGAGTTCCCCGTACACCTGCTTTTTGATGTCCATGTCTTCGACGATCGCCTCGATGACGACATCGGCGTCCTCGACGGCGGTCTCGAGGTCGACGACCGGGTGGACCCGATCGAGTGCGGCCTCGTGGTCGTCCTCGCCGATGGCGCCGTTCTCGGCCAGCTTCTCGAGACTCCACGCGATCTGGTCGTAGCCCTCCTCGACGAGCTCCTCCTCGATGTCACGGAGGTAGACCTCGTACCCGGCCAGCGCTGCGACTTCCGCGATCCCGTGGCCCATGGTGCCCGCGCCGAGCACCGCGAGCGTCTCGATCTCTTCGGTCTCCATGTCTCCGACCGCGGGCGCGGCGGGCTTCAGCGTTGCCATCGCCGGGCAGCGAAGACGCGACGCCCCGTCGCCGGCGACTTAAAACGCCCCACAGTTTTCCCGCGGAAGTCAGGGCCGTCCGCCCGATACGTCCGCTTGCCGGGAGAGATACACCCGGCACTCACCCACCGGTCGCCAGGCACGTCGGGTCGCCTCGCCACCGACCCACGTCTCTACTCTCTCGCGGTCTCGGAACGACTCACACATCGTACCGCAACCGTGCGGTCGGCGTGCGATGACCTTCGAGACCTACTCCACCATGCGGCTTCCGCCCGGCGGCAGGAACTCCTGGATCCTGTCCGGGCTCGCCACCTTCCTGACGAAGGCGTCGTCGGCAAACCGGTCGCGGAACTCCCGGTAGAGCCGTTTCGCGATGTCGTTCTGTGCGTACCGGCCGGGCTCGACCGCGACCGCGGTCTCCGCACGCTCGCGGACGGGCTCGGGCGGCCCGCCGATGACGCGGGTCTCCGGCTCGCAGGTGATCCCCACCGCCACCCCCACCGGAACGTCCCGGAAGTAGGTACGCTCGCCCCGGATCGCGAACCCGCCCTTCTCGAGGTACTCGCCGCTCTCGGGTGTCTTGCTCACCTGGTCGGGGCCGACCATGTAGGCGTCGCCCGCGAAGCGGCCGTCCTTCCAGACCGAGGAGTAGGAGACGGCAAACCGGGCGGCCTGCTCCTTCGATCGGTCGGGCACCTCGATATCGGGGTCGGCGGGCTCGCTGGGGCCGGTCGTCTTCAGCACCGTCGCCGGCCCGCCGTGGGCCTGAGCGTGAAAGAAAAGATCCCCGGCGTCGAGGTACTTTTTGACCAGCGCCTCGTTGTCGTCGGCGTCCCGGCCGCCGATCACGAGAAAGCCGTCGCTCGTGTGGAACCACCGGAACTGCTCGTACCACTGCTCGGAGCTCCTGACCGGGATCGAGGCCCGGGAGAGCCAGTCGACCTCCTCTTCTTCGTCCCCGCCATCCCCGTCGTCGCCAGCCTCCCCCGCCTCGCCCGCTTCCCACTGCTCGCGCCGCTCCCGGAGCCGCTCCAGTTCCGCCCGCGTCTCCGCGACGGCCTCCTCGGCGCCCTCCTTTTTCCCCTCGACCTCCTTGGCCTCCCGGTAGAGCCGGTCGGCGTTCTTCTCGACGCCGTCCTTGACCCGCAGCGTCGCCTCGTGGTCGCCGACGGCGACGGTGACGGTCCCCTCGCTGCCGTCGACCTGCCTGACGGCCTCGGCTGCGGGGATCCCCTGCTCTCTCCCCTCCTCGAAGCGCGCCTCGATCTCCTCCCAGGGGACCTCCTCGGCGCGGGCCTCCCGGACCGTGGTGAGCAACTCGTCGACGAGGTCGTAGTTGGCGTACAGCGCCTCCGCGCGCTCGCGGTGGGCCCGGGCTTCTTCTTCGAAATTCTCGATGGCTCCCTCCTGCTGGTCGATGATCCGCTGCTGTTTCTCGATCTCGGCCTCGAAGTCCGGGCGGTCCCGGCCGCCGCTCTCGGCCTCCTCGCCTCCCGGCTCGTCCTCGGTCGCCAGCGCGTGGAAGTACTCGTCGAGCGCCTCTGTGAAGCGGTCGAAGGGCTCGACCGCCCAGTCCTCGGCCTCGTACTCGGCCATCGGCACCGGCGTCACGTCGGCGACCCGGTCGTCATCGCGGTAGAGCCGCGGGTCCAAATCGCCCGCCTGGAGCCGCTCGGCCAGGTCTCCGACCGTGCTGTACAGCGTCCGGTAGACCTCGTCGTCGGCCTCATCGATCGGGAGGGTCTTCTCGACGCCGGCGCGGGTACAGAGCTCCTCGGCCCAGGTGCCACCGAAGTTCAGCTGGGTGGCGATGGTCTGAACGACATCGGTGTCGGACTGTTCGAACCGCGCCCGGAAGCCCTCGAAGTCCACGGAGAGGGGGTTGAAGCGGGCGTCTGGGTACTCGTACTGCGCGCCGGGCGCGACGGTCCGGGACTTGAGCCGGACGGTGTCGAGACAGTCGACCACCTCGCCGGCCCCGTCCAGGACGGCGATGTTGCCGTCCCCGAACAGCTCGGCGACGACCGTCGTGGAGTCGTCCTCGCGCTCGAAGCGCAGCCGGAGGATGCGGTCGAACTCGAACTGCTCGACCGCGGCGAGTTCCGCGCCGGCCAGCCGGTTGCGCAGCATCATCGCGAAGTTGGGCGGGCGCTCGGGCGCCGGCGGAACCCGGTCCGGACTGGCGACCCGGGCGTGTTTGGTCTCGCCGGTGTCGACTAGAAGCTCCACCCGGCCGCGCTCGTAGTGGCGCAGCTTCAGCCGCAACAGGCCGTCCTCGTAGAGGTAGGCCTTGCCGAAGCCGGCCCCCTCGTAGGCCCCCAGCTCGCCGACCAGCGCGGCGATGTCGACGCTCGTCAGCTCCCGCTTGCGGTCCATACGCCCCGTTCCGCCGGCTGCGGCAAAGGGGTGTCGTTGCCCCGTCGACCGGGCGGGGAGCGACCGGAGCCGCCCGGAGCAGAGGGGTCGCCCCGACCGGGTCGTAAAGAGTTTTGCACCTCCACCCTGCAGAGGGACACATGACAGCTACGGTCGGCGAGTACGATGTCGCCGTCGTCGGGGCGGGGACCGCGGGGTGTTACGCGGCGGCGACGCTCGCCCGCGCCGGGTACGACGCCGTCGTCGCCGAGCGCAAGTCCGAGCAGGAGGCGGGCCACATCGCCTGCGGGGACGCGCTCAAGGGCGCGAGCACGTTCCCCGAGGCGATCCCCAAATCCCGGATCGAGCCCGCCTTCACCAACACCGGCGTCGACCACGGGCGCTTCGAGATCCCCCAGCTCGAGACGGAGGTCGACATCCCCGTCCCCGGCGAGCTCGCGGTCATCGACCGCTGGGAGTACGGCCGCCGGCTCATCGGGGGAGCCGAGGACGCTGGCGCCGACTTCCACTACGACACCGTCGTCCGGGACGTCATCCAGAAAGAGGGTCGCGTCGAGGGCTTGCGGGCGGTCCGGGCGGGCGACTCGCTCGAGTACGACGTCGACCTCGTGGTCGACGCGGCGGGCGCGCTCTCGATCCTGCAGGACAAGACCGACTTCTCCGGCGCCACGTTCGACACCAACGTCACCTACTCGCAGTTCTGCTCGGCCTACCGGGAGATCGTCCACGTCGACGAGCCCGTCGAGTGGTCCGACGCGCTGGTCTTCAAGCCGACCGAGCGCGCCGCGGGCTACCTCTGGTACTTCCCGCGGACCGAGACGGAGATCAACGCCGGGCTGGGCTTCCAGATGACCGAGGAGCCGATGCAGCTTGTCGACGACCTCAAGGCCGACCTCCGCGGGCGCCCGGAGTTCGAGGGCGCGGAGGTCGAGGACAAGCTCGGGGCCGCCCTCCCCACGCGCCGGCCCTACGACTCGGCGGTCGCGCCCGGGTTCGTGGCGGTGGGGGACGCGGCCGGCCACGTCAATCCCACCACCGGTGGCGGCATCGCCGGCGCGGCATACGCGGGCACCTACGCCGCCGAGGAAGCGATCGAGGCGCTGGACGACGGGACCGTCGACGAGGGCGCCCTCTGGGAGTACAACAGCCGCGTGATGGACCACTTCGGCGCCCGCTACGCCGCGCTCGACGTCTACAACATCTTCACCACCGCCTACGACGTCGACGACCTGATGGGCCTCCTGGCGGCCCTCCCCGTGCGAAAACTCTCGGAGGCGCTATACTCCGGGTCGACGGACCTGGGCTGGTGGCTGAAGGCAAAAACCGCCGTGAAGTCCGTCGGCCACTGGGGGACCATCTACGACCTCTACCAGACGAAGTCCGTCGCCGACCGCCTGCTCGCGCACTACGAGGACTACCCCGACTCCCCGGACGGGTTCGACGCCTGGCAGGCCGACCGCGACGCGCTGATGGAGGAAGTCTACGAGATCACCGGCGCGGACGCGAAGTACTGACCGGGGCTGTTCTGACGCCGGCAGTCGCGCTCACTTCGCCTTCGCGATGTCCAGCACCGACTCGGTGAGCACCTCGACGCCGATAGCCAGCGAGTCCTCGTCGACGTCGAAGGTCGCGGTGTGGTGGCCGCCGGGGTGGTCGGTGCCGATGCAGACGTAGGCCGCCTCGCCGCCCTGTTCCTGCACGCGGTGCATCAGGTAGGTGGCGTCCTCGCTGCCGCCGAGCTCGTCCCGTTCGAGGACGCTACTCACCCGGCCGGAGCGCTCGGCGACGGCCTTGACGCGGTCGACGACGGACTGGTCGCTGGTGGCACTGGGTGCCTCGCCGTCGAACTCCACCTCGACCGAGCAGTTGTGCATCTCCGCGGCGCTCTCGATGACCTCCCGCGAGCGCTCGCGCATGTACTCCATCAGCTCGGTGGTCTCGCCCCGGACTTCCCCCTCGATGAAGGCCTCTTCGGGGATGATGTTGGTCGCGCTTCCGCCGCCGACGTGGCCGGCGTTGACCCGGGTGGCGCCGTCCTCGTGGCGCGCGATGCCGTAGAGATTCTGGACAGCGGTGGCCATCGCCTGGACGGCGTTGTCCCCCTGGTTGGGCTGGCCGCCGGCGTGGGCGGGTTCGCCCTCGAACTCGGCGTCGATGTGCGTCACAGCCAGGAAGCCGTCGACGCCCGCGACCACCTCTCCGGTCGGGTGGTCCAGGCC
It encodes:
- a CDS encoding cupin domain-containing protein; amino-acid sequence: MVATSLDAERSYGDQFTARTVHETKRQKVVCGYFEPGQFIPVHAPDSDVAITVLEGGGVVRDGDREHEVEPGDVVAVPAGENRGVRATGGRLEATLVTAPPPTDAEHEPVRRGLRRGEFDPE
- a CDS encoding 3-hydroxyacyl-CoA dehydrogenase/enoyl-CoA hydratase family protein is translated as METEEIETLAVLGAGTMGHGIAEVAALAGYEVYLRDIEEELVEEGYDQIAWSLEKLAENGAIGEDDHEAALDRVHPVVDLETAVEDADVVIEAIVEDMDIKKQVYGELDDLAPERTIFASNTSSLSVTELSETTDRAEQFCGMHFFNPPVRMELVEVIRGGHTSDETLEAVEGLAEDLGKTPVRVRKDEPGFVVNRVLVPLMNEACWLVGEGEATIAEVDSTAKYGLNIPMGAFELGDQVGNDVILHVLRYMEEVLGEAYEPAPMLVEVVEEERLGRKTGEGFYDYEDGGVDVPPDEGRDDVEARLLAVMANEVGKLLQKEIAPVEEVDRAVKLGGGFPDGPARMADDAGLGSLVEALEAAHDETGGARYEVSAGLQAAAAEGGFYGGEDGNDADDAAFETVRLEYPSDRVARVVLDRPHQLNTVTPEVLEEFEAALDRVEADDEVRALVVAGEGDRAFSAGADAAGMAGDADSARAVELSRKGQEAWGRLEELAVPVVAAVDGFALGGGMELAACADVRVASERSTFGQPERDLGILPGWGGTQRLSPIIGEGRAREIVLTGDHYDPETMADYGFVNEVVPADDLMETALDLAEDLAAGPPLAQEYIKRAFLAGRDDTDAGLEVEAQAFGHVVTSEDFLEGVSKMGSDEEPEFEGK
- a CDS encoding DUF2249 domain-containing protein → MATQDPGRLVEQLDAPADRPVERLDVREMGPPAPLKETLETLVELDGETLLLQVNDRAPQHLYPKLEDRGYEYATGEGDDGVLTAVWCP
- a CDS encoding geranylgeranyl reductase family protein codes for the protein MTATVGEYDVAVVGAGTAGCYAAATLARAGYDAVVAERKSEQEAGHIACGDALKGASTFPEAIPKSRIEPAFTNTGVDHGRFEIPQLETEVDIPVPGELAVIDRWEYGRRLIGGAEDAGADFHYDTVVRDVIQKEGRVEGLRAVRAGDSLEYDVDLVVDAAGALSILQDKTDFSGATFDTNVTYSQFCSAYREIVHVDEPVEWSDALVFKPTERAAGYLWYFPRTETEINAGLGFQMTEEPMQLVDDLKADLRGRPEFEGAEVEDKLGAALPTRRPYDSAVAPGFVAVGDAAGHVNPTTGGGIAGAAYAGTYAAEEAIEALDDGTVDEGALWEYNSRVMDHFGARYAALDVYNIFTTAYDVDDLMGLLAALPVRKLSEALYSGSTDLGWWLKAKTAVKSVGHWGTIYDLYQTKSVADRLLAHYEDYPDSPDGFDAWQADRDALMEEVYEITGADAKY
- a CDS encoding DUF2249 domain-containing protein, with protein sequence MPAETLDLRDVPPPRRHGKIHDAFAALAPGETLRIVNDHEPRPLYYEMKAEVEAFDAEGYEVEKRGDEEFVADLPKE
- a CDS encoding YgaP family membrane protein, whose product is MERNVGGYDRIARFILGPLLVIVAAAGFAGYVTVASGLLGAAVLWAALLVGAVFLVTATTQKCPLNRVLGLDTFRGGREGPGDEPDSAPRGDRPA
- a CDS encoding amidohydrolase — encoded protein: MATDSTVRLDEDWLRSLRREFHRRPEPAWREFWTTARVVEELESMGVDDVLVGPEILADGERSALPDDDVLAEWYEQAREAGADPDLLERMKGGYTGALATVERGEGPTIALRVDIDGLPRAESESEDHHPVQEGFRSLHEGAMHACGHDAHATIGLGVLKAVMDSDFQGTFKVLFQPSEEMIAGGKPVAESGLLDDVDTLLAVHVGLDHPTGEVVAGVDGFLAVTHIDAEFEGEPAHAGGQPNQGDNAVQAMATAVQNLYGIARHEDGATRVNAGHVGGGSATNIIPEEAFIEGEVRGETTELMEYMRERSREVIESAAEMHNCSVEVEFDGEAPSATSDQSVVDRVKAVAERSGRVSSVLERDELGGSEDATYLMHRVQEQGGEAAYVCIGTDHPGGHHTATFDVDEDSLAIGVEVLTESVLDIAKAK
- the rqcH gene encoding ribosome rescue protein RqcH, encoding MDRKRELTSVDIAALVGELGAYEGAGFGKAYLYEDGLLRLKLRHYERGRVELLVDTGETKHARVASPDRVPPAPERPPNFAMMLRNRLAGAELAAVEQFEFDRILRLRFEREDDSTTVVAELFGDGNIAVLDGAGEVVDCLDTVRLKSRTVAPGAQYEYPDARFNPLSVDFEGFRARFEQSDTDVVQTIATQLNFGGTWAEELCTRAGVEKTLPIDEADDEVYRTLYSTVGDLAERLQAGDLDPRLYRDDDRVADVTPVPMAEYEAEDWAVEPFDRFTEALDEYFHALATEDEPGGEEAESGGRDRPDFEAEIEKQQRIIDQQEGAIENFEEEARAHRERAEALYANYDLVDELLTTVREARAEEVPWEEIEARFEEGREQGIPAAEAVRQVDGSEGTVTVAVGDHEATLRVKDGVEKNADRLYREAKEVEGKKEGAEEAVAETRAELERLRERREQWEAGEAGEAGDDGDGGDEEEEVDWLSRASIPVRSSEQWYEQFRWFHTSDGFLVIGGRDADDNEALVKKYLDAGDLFFHAQAHGGPATVLKTTGPSEPADPDIEVPDRSKEQAARFAVSYSSVWKDGRFAGDAYMVGPDQVSKTPESGEYLEKGGFAIRGERTYFRDVPVGVAVGITCEPETRVIGGPPEPVRERAETAVAVEPGRYAQNDIAKRLYREFRDRFADDAFVRKVASPDRIQEFLPPGGSRMVE